Proteins found in one Bremerella volcania genomic segment:
- a CDS encoding vWA domain-containing protein, with protein MHRPAPTADWSSPQLPEGQAPLAEHAGHDTSPGWLRWETIQNSASFLVSLIVHFSLVMLMAMFTIIDPPDRQIELVVLEPEIEDRERPLEIELDESDKIAKEMTLANLTTTEQGMEGMVEASLKAPQLEMPPTDFANAPLVALQAEALLTKDVDSLIEDMPVGTVGSVQAVVGDYQEAMDQISQELIWMLSKNKVLVIWLFDQSESMKDDQAKIRQRIHRIYGEVGLSEHAKGDALTTGVASFGQGFQLHTRAPTADPVEVDEAIAAVPVDPSGEEMFSSAVAEVLTLHRRYAKIADRKIALIVVTDESGNTEDNEGRLEKAISIAKATDTRVFILGREAVFGYPFAHVRWMHPEEGTIHLLPVDRGPEAALVEQLQTDGFGKRTDALTSGFGPFEQVRMAKETGGIFFMLPGEETNINNSIDRRYEPKTMDMYRPNLSSRMEQVGEVKNDPLKTLVTKIIYDLNPYQESVADVIEIQQVFSGDLQRFRQQVREQQAKMITYITYLDRAIEAAENNRNLRDESNSLRWNANYDLLYGQLLAYRARAFEYGAYLTNFAENPPTPPQMPAYMEFRGWRLATTDELSAPEKTEADISLSRDVLQFVMQEHEGTPWATRASWEIKRGFGVKLEPIFFDTRRINRPRPAPPGGPPRMPVQIPKL; from the coding sequence ATGCATCGACCTGCCCCCACCGCCGACTGGTCTTCTCCGCAATTGCCTGAGGGGCAAGCTCCGCTAGCAGAGCACGCAGGCCACGACACCTCACCGGGGTGGCTGCGTTGGGAAACGATCCAGAACTCGGCATCGTTCCTGGTTTCGTTGATCGTGCATTTCTCGTTGGTCATGCTGATGGCCATGTTCACGATCATCGACCCGCCTGATCGGCAGATCGAACTGGTGGTGCTCGAGCCGGAGATCGAAGACCGCGAGCGACCGCTGGAAATCGAGCTGGACGAGTCGGATAAGATCGCCAAGGAGATGACCCTGGCGAACCTGACCACCACCGAGCAAGGGATGGAAGGCATGGTCGAAGCATCGCTGAAAGCGCCCCAACTGGAGATGCCGCCGACCGACTTCGCCAACGCGCCACTGGTGGCTCTGCAAGCCGAAGCGCTTCTGACCAAGGACGTCGACTCGCTGATCGAGGATATGCCGGTCGGAACGGTGGGTTCGGTTCAAGCCGTCGTCGGAGACTATCAGGAAGCCATGGACCAGATCTCGCAAGAGTTGATCTGGATGCTTTCCAAGAACAAGGTCCTGGTGATCTGGCTGTTCGACCAGTCGGAAAGCATGAAGGACGATCAGGCTAAGATTCGCCAGCGGATCCATCGCATCTATGGCGAAGTCGGACTGAGCGAGCATGCCAAGGGGGATGCCCTCACGACCGGGGTGGCCAGCTTCGGGCAAGGATTCCAACTGCATACCAGGGCACCCACTGCCGACCCTGTCGAGGTCGACGAGGCGATCGCCGCGGTGCCGGTCGACCCATCGGGGGAAGAGATGTTCAGTTCGGCCGTGGCGGAAGTGCTGACGCTGCATCGCCGTTACGCGAAGATCGCCGATCGTAAGATCGCGCTGATTGTCGTGACCGACGAGAGTGGCAACACCGAGGACAACGAAGGGCGGCTCGAGAAAGCGATCTCGATTGCCAAGGCGACCGATACGAGGGTGTTCATCCTGGGGCGTGAAGCGGTCTTCGGGTATCCGTTCGCCCATGTGCGGTGGATGCATCCCGAAGAAGGGACGATCCATTTGCTGCCGGTCGATCGTGGTCCGGAAGCCGCCTTGGTCGAACAGCTGCAGACCGACGGCTTCGGCAAGCGGACCGATGCGCTGACCAGCGGTTTCGGCCCGTTCGAGCAGGTCCGCATGGCGAAGGAAACAGGCGGTATCTTCTTCATGCTTCCCGGCGAAGAAACGAACATCAACAACTCGATCGATCGCCGCTACGAACCGAAGACGATGGACATGTATCGGCCGAACTTGAGTTCGCGGATGGAGCAGGTCGGCGAAGTCAAAAACGATCCTCTCAAGACGCTCGTCACTAAGATCATCTACGACCTGAATCCGTACCAGGAAAGCGTCGCGGACGTGATCGAGATTCAGCAGGTCTTCAGTGGCGACCTGCAGCGATTCCGGCAACAGGTGCGCGAGCAGCAAGCCAAGATGATCACCTACATCACGTACCTGGACCGGGCAATCGAAGCGGCCGAAAACAACCGCAACCTGCGCGACGAGTCGAACTCGCTGCGCTGGAATGCCAACTACGATCTGCTGTACGGCCAACTGCTCGCCTATCGGGCACGTGCGTTTGAGTACGGTGCTTACCTGACGAACTTCGCCGAGAATCCGCCCACTCCACCGCAGATGCCGGCCTACATGGAGTTCCGCGGTTGGCGGCTCGCGACGACCGACGAGCTATCGGCCCCCGAAAAAACCGAAGCCGACATCTCCCTCTCGCGCGATGTGCTTCAGTTCGTCATGCAGGAACACGAAGGGACCCCGTGGGCCACGCGGGCAAGCTGGGAGATCAAACGCGGTTTCGGCGTGAAGCTCGAACCGATCTTCTTTGATACCCGCCGGATCAATCGCCCGCGGCCCGCCCCACCTGGCGGACCACCTCGGATGCCGGTTCAGATTCCCAAGCTGTAG
- a CDS encoding endonuclease/exonuclease/phosphatase family protein, with amino-acid sequence MSNFPKTLNSALIWLARITLAVLVIVSLAPLVNTGYWVVRLCDFPRVQLLFLLLVPTLATVAHAWGACGFRREHWILGGGILAAACWQAAHVLPFTPLWPQELADASEQKNLRLMVANIKYSNTQFDEVSQVIQQQDPDLLLLIEINQKWKSELDPLRQAYPHHVEVIRDEGLGLALWSKLPILNEEVKYLVSKLRPSIFATLALPDGKTVQVAGLHPTPPGLKDDTPGGRRDSRVRDAELVLVAQEVQADADATWLVTGDFNDVAWSHTTRLFKRLSGLGDPRVGRALLTTYHADYPPLRYPIDHVFLSQGSTVGKFQRVRLPGSDHFAVLAEFHVAGNAVPETASSEDEVEAKEIVEEGEQDAQQRNIEADSKDTDGDDR; translated from the coding sequence GTGTCGAATTTCCCTAAAACTCTCAATTCGGCACTGATCTGGTTGGCAAGGATTACCCTTGCCGTGTTGGTCATCGTGTCGCTGGCTCCTTTGGTAAACACTGGCTACTGGGTCGTGCGCCTTTGTGATTTCCCTCGTGTTCAGCTGTTGTTTTTGCTGTTGGTACCAACTTTGGCGACAGTGGCTCATGCGTGGGGAGCCTGCGGTTTCCGAAGGGAACACTGGATACTTGGCGGTGGCATCCTCGCCGCGGCGTGTTGGCAAGCAGCGCACGTGCTCCCTTTCACGCCCCTTTGGCCGCAAGAGCTGGCAGATGCGAGCGAGCAAAAGAATCTTCGGCTGATGGTAGCCAACATCAAATACAGCAACACCCAATTTGACGAGGTGTCGCAGGTGATCCAGCAGCAGGATCCGGACCTCCTGCTGCTGATTGAAATCAACCAAAAGTGGAAATCCGAGCTCGATCCGCTTCGCCAAGCATACCCGCACCACGTCGAAGTCATCCGCGACGAGGGGCTCGGTTTGGCGCTTTGGAGTAAGCTGCCGATTCTCAATGAGGAAGTGAAGTACCTTGTCTCAAAGCTGAGGCCGTCGATCTTCGCGACCCTTGCCCTTCCCGACGGCAAAACCGTCCAAGTAGCAGGCCTGCACCCAACCCCGCCGGGGCTGAAGGATGACACGCCAGGGGGCCGGCGCGACAGTCGCGTGCGAGATGCCGAACTCGTGCTGGTCGCCCAAGAAGTTCAAGCCGACGCGGACGCTACCTGGCTGGTAACGGGGGACTTCAACGATGTCGCCTGGTCCCACACCACGCGTCTCTTCAAACGTCTAAGCGGATTGGGCGATCCCCGGGTCGGACGCGCGCTGTTGACCACCTATCACGCCGACTATCCGCCACTTCGTTATCCCATCGATCACGTGTTCCTGTCCCAAGGCTCAACGGTCGGCAAATTTCAGCGGGTACGGCTCCCCGGCTCCGATCACTTCGCGGTGCTGGCAGAATTCCATGTCGCCGGCAACGCCGTGCCTGAAACGGCCTCTTCGGAAGATGAAGTTGAGGCCAAGGAAATCGTGGAGGAAGGGGAGCAAGATGCCCAGCAGCGGAATATCGAGGCCGACTCGAAAGACACAGATGGTGACGACCGCTAA
- a CDS encoding ornithine cyclodeaminase family protein, which produces MTCRFYREQEVGQLLDMATAIEVVDESFRQLGTGGAENVPRHRARAPGFVLHGMHASAEYLGTAGWKMYTTTRIGAKFMVGIYDIDSGQMVALIEADKLGQMRTAASSAVGARYLAKKPLTQLGLFGTGWQAESQLEAMATEFPLTQAFVYSRDQEKRESFAERMADKCQIEIVPVHDPKDAVEDLPLVITATTSKHPVFDGNQLAEGALVCAMGGNWAYKREVDVVTIRRADNWVCDSIEACQGEAGDYLLAQEEGYFDWDVAVSLSDVIAGTVIGRNNADSIVVYKTVGLAIQDVALGTKFLQRAAENPAVGTDLPF; this is translated from the coding sequence ATGACGTGCCGATTTTACCGTGAGCAGGAAGTAGGCCAGCTGCTCGATATGGCGACCGCCATTGAAGTGGTGGACGAAAGTTTCCGGCAACTCGGCACGGGGGGCGCTGAAAACGTCCCTCGGCATCGTGCCCGTGCCCCTGGTTTCGTCCTGCACGGCATGCACGCTTCGGCGGAATACCTGGGAACCGCCGGCTGGAAGATGTACACCACCACGCGGATCGGAGCCAAGTTCATGGTCGGTATCTACGATATCGACAGTGGGCAGATGGTCGCGCTGATCGAGGCCGATAAGCTCGGTCAGATGCGCACTGCCGCTTCGTCCGCGGTGGGGGCACGCTACCTCGCCAAAAAACCGTTGACGCAGTTAGGCCTCTTCGGTACCGGTTGGCAGGCCGAGTCGCAGCTGGAAGCGATGGCGACCGAGTTTCCCCTAACCCAGGCGTTCGTCTACTCGCGCGATCAAGAGAAACGCGAATCGTTCGCCGAACGCATGGCCGACAAGTGCCAGATCGAGATCGTGCCGGTCCACGATCCGAAAGACGCCGTGGAAGACCTACCGCTGGTCATCACGGCGACGACCAGCAAGCACCCGGTCTTCGATGGCAATCAGCTTGCCGAAGGAGCCCTGGTCTGCGCGATGGGTGGCAACTGGGCCTACAAGCGGGAAGTCGACGTGGTGACCATTCGCCGCGCCGACAACTGGGTGTGCGATTCGATCGAAGCGTGCCAGGGAGAAGCCGGCGACTATCTGCTGGCTCAGGAAGAAGGGTACTTTGACTGGGACGTGGCCGTTTCCCTGTCCGATGTGATCGCAGGTACCGTCATCGGGAGAAACAACGCCGACAGCATTGTGGTGTATAAGACCGTTGGCCTGGCGATTCAAGACGTGGCCCTGGGAACGAAGTTTTTGCAGCGAGCGGCTGAAAATCCGGCAGTTGGCACCGACTTGCCGTTTTAG
- the xylB gene encoding xylulokinase, whose product MAEDGSILAEASASYPAEHPKPLWSEQDPEHWWKATVKTVKKVVQLAKAKPEDVKAIGLSGQMHGSVFLDKNDQVIRPALLWNDQRTAAECEEIESRAGGRKKLIKMVANPALTGFTAPKILWLRNNEPKNFERLKKVLLPKDDIRRRLTGEYATEVSDASGMLLLDVAKRAWSTELLSKLQLDSDLLGKVYESEDVTGNLTKQAAKQLGLTTDCVVVGGAGDCAANALGNGVVKKGILASSLGTSGVMFVHSDEMAADPEGRLHTFCHAVRGKWHMMGVTLCAAGTLEWFVQKLCAEMRGPRGKSDPYTALMKAAEAIPAGSEGLMVLPYLAGERTPHADPDARGCFIGITLKHERAHLTRAIMEGVTYSLRESLEVLDQMNIPVRQVRAGGGGAKSAFWRQMQADVFGKKVVKLNAEQGPAFGVALLAATGAGAYKNIQEACAATISEVAETKPDRAAKKVYDKAFPVYQDLYQSLKADFKKLGSLSD is encoded by the coding sequence ATGGCCGAAGATGGCTCGATTTTGGCGGAAGCCTCTGCTAGCTACCCGGCCGAGCACCCGAAACCCCTCTGGAGCGAGCAAGATCCGGAGCACTGGTGGAAAGCGACCGTCAAAACGGTCAAGAAGGTGGTGCAGTTGGCCAAAGCGAAGCCGGAAGACGTCAAAGCGATCGGTCTCTCGGGGCAGATGCACGGATCGGTCTTTCTCGATAAGAATGACCAGGTGATTCGCCCGGCGCTACTTTGGAATGACCAGCGTACCGCGGCCGAGTGTGAAGAAATCGAATCGCGTGCCGGCGGTCGTAAGAAGCTGATCAAGATGGTCGCCAACCCGGCCCTGACCGGATTCACGGCACCCAAGATTCTGTGGCTGCGCAACAACGAGCCGAAGAACTTCGAGCGTCTCAAGAAGGTGCTGCTTCCCAAGGACGATATCCGCCGTCGTTTGACCGGCGAGTACGCCACCGAAGTGAGCGATGCGAGCGGCATGCTGCTGCTGGACGTCGCGAAGCGGGCCTGGTCGACCGAACTTCTTTCCAAGCTCCAGCTTGATTCCGATCTGCTGGGCAAGGTCTACGAATCGGAGGATGTGACCGGCAACCTGACCAAGCAGGCCGCCAAGCAGTTGGGCCTGACGACCGATTGCGTGGTGGTTGGCGGGGCAGGGGACTGCGCCGCCAATGCCCTGGGAAATGGGGTCGTCAAGAAAGGGATCCTGGCCAGCAGCCTTGGAACGAGCGGCGTGATGTTCGTTCATAGCGATGAAATGGCCGCCGATCCGGAAGGACGTTTGCATACGTTCTGCCATGCGGTTCGTGGCAAATGGCACATGATGGGGGTCACGCTGTGCGCAGCGGGCACCCTGGAATGGTTCGTGCAGAAGTTATGCGCCGAGATGCGTGGACCACGCGGCAAGAGCGATCCTTACACGGCGCTGATGAAAGCAGCGGAAGCCATTCCGGCAGGGAGCGAAGGCTTGATGGTTCTGCCGTACCTGGCCGGCGAACGGACGCCGCATGCCGATCCCGATGCTCGCGGCTGCTTTATTGGGATCACGCTGAAGCACGAGCGTGCGCATCTCACCAGGGCCATCATGGAAGGGGTGACCTACTCGCTGCGGGAAAGCTTGGAAGTGTTGGACCAGATGAACATTCCCGTTCGCCAGGTTCGCGCCGGCGGCGGTGGTGCCAAGAGTGCGTTCTGGCGGCAGATGCAGGCCGATGTATTTGGCAAGAAGGTTGTTAAGCTGAATGCGGAGCAAGGGCCAGCGTTTGGTGTCGCGTTGTTGGCGGCGACCGGTGCCGGGGCTTATAAAAACATTCAGGAGGCCTGTGCGGCGACGATCAGCGAAGTGGCGGAAACGAAGCCCGATCGCGCAGCCAAGAAGGTCTACGACAAAGCATTTCCGGTGTATCAAGATTTGTATCAGTCGCTCAAAGCAGACTTCAAGAAGCTCGGGAGCCTCAGCGACTGA
- a CDS encoding glycosyltransferase family 4 protein, whose amino-acid sequence MLNPPPRIVLDLEKSRNFCSGLGQFARNLGRALTTEMSNRGLRPIPFVTSAQVNEFGTPDALEAKLWRKEIFQRWYRWTQMGRSPDYALWHATHQQAKYLPLNPKTRVLLTIHDLNYLREKKGPKIEREHRRIARLIRRADAVTVISKFVAGEVKSYFDLQNKPLQVIYNGRPDISQLPAQQPAWLNASRPYLFSIGIIDRKKNFHVLLDLIQRLPNHQLVIAGQNGSEYACEMRRIIEEQHLADRVSLPGPVSNEERQWLYENCEAFVFPSLTEGFGLPPIEAMTVGKPVFLARRTSLPEIGGKRAFYWDDFSPDHMLDVYHRGMQTFNASPEYAELLQQAAARFCWQEAARQYVDLYRSILELEKIESFQPTLAAA is encoded by the coding sequence ATGCTCAATCCACCACCACGCATCGTCCTTGATCTTGAGAAATCTCGGAACTTTTGTTCCGGGCTGGGGCAATTTGCCCGCAATCTCGGACGTGCGCTGACCACCGAGATGAGCAACCGCGGCCTCCGACCGATTCCCTTCGTCACCTCGGCTCAGGTCAATGAATTCGGTACGCCCGATGCCCTGGAAGCCAAGCTGTGGCGGAAAGAGATCTTCCAACGCTGGTATCGCTGGACGCAAATGGGGCGCTCGCCGGACTATGCCCTGTGGCATGCGACGCATCAACAAGCGAAGTACCTGCCCCTGAACCCCAAGACGCGCGTCTTGCTGACGATTCACGATCTGAACTATTTGCGCGAGAAGAAGGGCCCCAAGATCGAACGCGAGCATCGCCGTATCGCTCGGTTGATTCGACGCGCCGATGCCGTCACAGTTATCTCGAAGTTCGTCGCAGGGGAAGTGAAGTCGTATTTCGATCTGCAAAACAAGCCATTGCAGGTGATTTACAACGGACGACCCGATATTTCTCAACTGCCCGCCCAACAGCCGGCATGGCTCAACGCGAGCCGGCCTTACCTGTTCAGCATCGGGATTATCGACCGGAAGAAAAACTTCCACGTCTTATTGGATCTGATTCAACGCCTGCCGAATCATCAACTGGTGATCGCCGGACAGAACGGTTCCGAGTATGCCTGCGAAATGCGACGCATCATCGAAGAGCAACATCTCGCCGATCGCGTTTCCCTGCCAGGTCCCGTCAGTAATGAAGAGCGGCAGTGGCTGTACGAAAACTGCGAGGCGTTCGTCTTTCCATCCCTGACTGAAGGGTTCGGATTGCCTCCGATTGAAGCGATGACGGTTGGCAAACCAGTCTTCCTCGCCCGACGTACGAGCTTGCCGGAGATCGGCGGTAAGAGAGCGTTCTATTGGGACGACTTCTCACCGGACCATATGCTCGACGTCTATCATCGCGGCATGCAGACATTCAACGCTTCGCCTGAGTACGCCGAGCTACTGCAACAGGCCGCCGCGCGATTCTGCTGGCAGGAAGCCGCACGCCAATATGTCGATCTCTACCGCAGCATTCTGGAACTGGAAAAGATCGAATCTTTTCAGCCGACACTAGCCGCTGCCTAA
- the hemG gene encoding protoporphyrinogen oxidase → MSRRTSEGMMDEQTPRPRVAVIGGGISGLAAAHRLVELNPAYDVHVFEADDRLGGVLQTTTTADGYLLENSADNFITNISYALDLCRRLGMEEDLLPTNEALRKAYVVRRGKLYPVPEGFVLMAPSKMWSVITTPILSWAGKLRLAREYFVAKREDPSDECLESFVTRRLGREAYERLVQPLIGGIYTADPTKLSIQATLRQFVEMEQKHGSLIKAAQRKEANGQKNESGARYSMFVAPKQGMGQLVQNLQQHLSAQTIHLGTPVFSIEKTDDRWTVRTSSEKHAFNAVIMALPAPAASKVLHAFPVLAENLEAIPYAGCSVAILAVDEKQITRPVAGFGFVVPEIENRKILAGSFSSAKFPGRAPDGKVIIRVFVGGACHPELADLSDDEMKQVAMQELGELIGLRGEPEKFLVTRWMGKMPQYHLGHLNRVAMLEEEAARLPGLELAGNAYRGVGVPQCIQSGEQAAQRVCEYLSVKRPPG, encoded by the coding sequence GTGTCTCGCAGAACTTCCGAAGGAATGATGGACGAACAAACGCCCAGGCCCCGTGTTGCCGTGATCGGTGGTGGTATCTCCGGACTTGCCGCCGCGCATCGGCTCGTGGAATTGAACCCTGCGTACGACGTGCACGTCTTCGAAGCGGATGACCGGTTGGGTGGCGTTCTGCAAACGACGACGACCGCCGATGGTTACTTGCTCGAAAACAGCGCGGACAACTTCATCACCAACATCTCGTACGCGCTCGACCTATGCCGCCGCTTGGGGATGGAAGAAGATCTGCTGCCGACCAACGAGGCTTTGCGTAAGGCGTACGTCGTTCGCCGCGGCAAGTTATATCCGGTGCCTGAGGGCTTCGTGTTGATGGCCCCCAGCAAGATGTGGTCGGTGATCACGACCCCCATTTTGAGTTGGGCCGGCAAGCTGCGTCTGGCCAGGGAGTACTTCGTCGCGAAGCGGGAAGATCCTTCGGACGAGTGCCTGGAGTCGTTCGTCACGCGCCGCTTAGGTAGGGAAGCGTACGAGCGTCTCGTGCAGCCGCTGATCGGCGGGATCTATACGGCCGATCCCACCAAGCTCAGCATCCAGGCCACGCTGCGGCAGTTCGTCGAGATGGAGCAAAAGCACGGCAGCCTGATCAAAGCCGCCCAGCGTAAGGAAGCCAATGGGCAGAAAAATGAGAGTGGCGCCCGGTACTCGATGTTCGTCGCGCCCAAGCAGGGGATGGGGCAACTGGTGCAAAACCTTCAGCAGCATCTTTCCGCGCAGACGATTCATCTCGGCACGCCGGTTTTCTCGATTGAAAAAACAGACGATCGTTGGACCGTGCGAACATCCAGTGAGAAACACGCCTTCAATGCGGTGATCATGGCGTTGCCGGCCCCTGCGGCGTCGAAGGTTCTGCACGCGTTTCCCGTTCTGGCTGAGAATCTGGAAGCAATTCCTTATGCAGGCTGCAGCGTGGCGATTCTTGCGGTGGATGAAAAGCAGATCACGCGTCCGGTGGCTGGCTTTGGGTTTGTCGTGCCAGAGATCGAGAACCGGAAGATCTTGGCCGGTAGTTTTTCCAGTGCCAAATTCCCCGGGCGTGCCCCGGACGGAAAGGTGATCATACGCGTGTTCGTCGGTGGTGCGTGTCATCCGGAACTGGCCGATCTTTCAGACGACGAGATGAAGCAAGTGGCGATGCAGGAACTGGGCGAACTGATCGGCCTGCGAGGCGAGCCAGAGAAGTTTCTCGTCACGCGGTGGATGGGCAAGATGCCGCAGTATCATCTGGGGCATCTCAATCGCGTGGCGATGCTCGAGGAGGAAGCGGCCCGACTGCCCGGTTTGGAACTGGCCGGCAATGCTTACCGAGGCGTGGGGGTGCCGCAGTGCATCCAAAGCGGCGAACAGGCAGCCCAGCGAGTGTGCGAATACTTAAGCGTCAAGCGGCCGCCAGGTTGA
- the fhcD gene encoding formylmethanofuran--tetrahydromethanopterin N-formyltransferase gives MQIGNTQIVDTFAEAFGMVYTRLMITAFDDHWLRAATNEVSGYGSSVIACDAEVGVERLLSPEETPDGRPGASVLAFGFSADALAKAITKRVGQCVMTCASTAVFDGLPDAEKRMPLGKSLRYFGDGFQKSKVIDGTRYWRIPVMDGEFFCVESLGIEKGVAGGNIIFQAVDQSTALTAARQAVEAIAPLANVIAPFPGGVARSGSKVGSKYKSLMASTSDTNCPTLRGRVESQVVEGAHCVLEIVLDGASEQAVAEGMKTAMHAAAIEGVLVISAGNYGGKLGKFHFHLKDLV, from the coding sequence GTGCAGATTGGCAACACGCAGATCGTTGATACCTTCGCCGAAGCCTTTGGCATGGTCTACACGCGGCTGATGATCACAGCCTTTGACGACCACTGGCTGCGCGCCGCGACCAACGAAGTGAGCGGCTACGGCAGCAGCGTGATTGCCTGCGATGCCGAGGTGGGCGTCGAGCGGCTGCTTTCCCCCGAAGAAACCCCAGACGGCCGCCCGGGCGCGTCGGTCCTGGCCTTTGGCTTCTCGGCCGATGCATTGGCCAAAGCGATCACCAAGCGGGTAGGTCAATGCGTGATGACCTGCGCGTCGACGGCCGTGTTTGATGGTCTGCCCGATGCCGAAAAGCGAATGCCGCTCGGTAAGTCGCTCCGCTACTTTGGCGACGGCTTTCAGAAAAGCAAAGTGATCGACGGCACTCGCTACTGGCGAATTCCGGTCATGGACGGAGAGTTCTTCTGCGTCGAATCGCTTGGCATCGAAAAGGGAGTCGCCGGCGGCAACATCATCTTTCAGGCCGTCGATCAATCCACCGCGCTCACCGCGGCTCGCCAGGCCGTCGAGGCCATCGCGCCGCTGGCCAACGTGATCGCCCCCTTTCCTGGCGGTGTGGCTCGCAGCGGTAGTAAAGTGGGCTCGAAATACAAAAGCCTAATGGCATCGACCTCCGACACCAACTGCCCCACCCTGAGGGGACGCGTCGAGTCGCAGGTGGTTGAAGGGGCCCACTGCGTGCTGGAAATCGTGTTAGATGGTGCCAGTGAACAAGCCGTTGCCGAGGGGATGAAAACGGCCATGCACGCCGCGGCCATCGAGGGAGTACTGGTCATCTCAGCCGGCAACTATGGAGGAAAGCTCGGCAAGTTTCACTTCCATCTGAAAGATCTTGTCTGA
- a CDS encoding helix-turn-helix domain-containing protein — MATVPFTMDPAVYAYAPSEMGNRSPRKLHRIRELRKQQGVSLRTASRKLGMPASQVREEEKPDTDLLVSQLSQWADILDVPIADLLEEPQNNLSSPIRERAKLVRIMKTVKAISERTQEANIGILAEVLVDQLVDLMPELADINAWNNVGQRRSLDDLGQIAERRISCDSIIGAMRD; from the coding sequence ATGGCAACGGTTCCATTCACCATGGACCCCGCGGTTTACGCGTACGCGCCTTCCGAGATGGGCAACAGGTCCCCTCGTAAGTTGCATCGCATCCGCGAACTTCGCAAGCAGCAAGGCGTTTCACTTCGCACCGCCTCGAGAAAGTTGGGCATGCCCGCTTCTCAGGTTCGTGAAGAAGAGAAACCCGACACCGACCTTTTGGTCTCGCAACTCTCGCAATGGGCCGACATCCTGGATGTGCCCATCGCTGACCTTCTGGAAGAGCCCCAGAACAACCTTTCGTCCCCGATTCGTGAACGTGCCAAGCTGGTGCGGATCATGAAGACGGTCAAAGCGATTTCCGAGCGGACTCAGGAAGCCAACATCGGAATTCTAGCCGAGGTGCTGGTCGATCAACTGGTCGACTTGATGCCGGAACTGGCCGACATCAATGCTTGGAACAACGTAGGCCAGCGTCGTTCACTGGACGATCTTGGCCAGATCGCCGAGCGGCGTATTTCCTGTGATTCCATCATCGGCGCGATGCGAGACTAA
- a CDS encoding glycosyltransferase family 2 protein yields the protein MKKSLSIVIPVHNVQSSIVAEVDRLLEIVADLTSDFELMIVDDGSTDGTEEVLYEISCRYPQVRSRRYTPRQGRATAIDLGLAAAAGEIVMIQDMDHKLTTEDIQSLWAMHFDASAAHSRSVVQRPAAPVVKPQPATPQPAKPLLPSDPQPLEQDLLSRLSNWGADISEMESLTELSLPEEEVSAATNEAVQPPAPRLKMPRFLRRIHEFATGE from the coding sequence GTGAAGAAGTCACTAAGTATTGTCATTCCGGTTCACAACGTTCAGTCGAGCATTGTTGCCGAAGTGGATCGTTTGCTGGAGATCGTGGCCGATCTGACGAGCGATTTCGAACTGATGATCGTGGACGATGGTTCGACCGACGGTACCGAAGAAGTTCTGTACGAAATCTCGTGCCGTTATCCGCAGGTCCGCTCACGCCGCTATACGCCGCGACAAGGCCGAGCTACGGCGATCGATCTGGGCCTGGCCGCTGCCGCCGGCGAGATCGTCATGATTCAGGACATGGATCACAAGTTGACGACCGAAGACATCCAATCGCTGTGGGCGATGCACTTCGACGCGTCGGCCGCTCACTCGCGTAGCGTGGTCCAGCGTCCAGCAGCACCAGTTGTGAAACCGCAGCCAGCGACGCCACAACCGGCCAAACCGCTGCTGCCCAGCGACCCGCAGCCACTCGAGCAAGATCTGCTCTCACGTCTATCGAATTGGGGTGCCGACATCAGCGAGATGGAATCGCTTACGGAACTTTCTTTGCCCGAAGAAGAAGTCTCTGCGGCGACCAACGAAGCCGTTCAACCACCGGCACCGCGTCTGAAAATGCCTCGTTTTCTCAGGCGGATCCACGAATTCGCAACTGGCGAATAA
- the hisI gene encoding phosphoribosyl-AMP cyclohydrolase: MSISLPREPDFDKAGGLVPAIAQDVDNGEVLMMAWMNREAFQETLATGRAVYFSRSRGKLWRKGEESGHQQQVRQILVDCDADTVLLKVDQKGAACHEGFRTCFFREVGPTETKIVAERLVDPDDVYKK; encoded by the coding sequence ATGTCCATCTCCTTGCCCCGCGAGCCTGACTTTGACAAGGCCGGCGGTCTGGTACCGGCGATTGCCCAAGATGTCGACAATGGCGAGGTATTGATGATGGCCTGGATGAACCGCGAGGCGTTCCAGGAAACGCTCGCTACCGGCCGAGCCGTCTACTTCAGTCGCAGCCGCGGCAAGTTGTGGCGGAAAGGGGAAGAGAGTGGTCACCAGCAACAGGTCCGGCAGATTCTGGTCGACTGCGACGCCGATACGGTTCTGTTGAAGGTCGACCAAAAAGGGGCGGCCTGTCACGAAGGATTCCGAACCTGTTTCTTTCGTGAAGTCGGCCCCACCGAAACCAAAATCGTCGCAGAACGTCTAGTCGACCCAGACGACGTTTATAAGAAATAA